CTTTTCGACTTTGAAGATCACACGCCGTTGACGGTCTTGAGGGCCTGCCCGCCCTACCCCACACATACTCCCCCACAACTCCCCCCCCGATAATGGTATGCATCTTGCAGCGCGATTTGCATGGCAAGCCCTAAGACCGATCTCCTCGAAAACGCGTTCTCCGAGTTCACCAAGGCCTCCGATTCCATCATCAGCTACTACAATGCCCTCGAAAACCAGATAAAGGAATTGAAAAAGGAGATCGAGCAGAAGAACGGGGAGCTCCTCCAATCAAAGGAATACCTCCACCAGATCCTCAACTCCCTGCCTGTGGGGGTGGTGGTGGCGGAGAAAAAGAAGATCACCTTCTCCAACATAAAGGCCGAGCAGCTCGGCTCCGTCGGCATATTGAGCAAGCTCAAGAGCAGCGCGAACCATATGGGTGAGTTCAAAAACGGCAGGGGCCACTTCAGGTGGAGAAAAGAGACCCTTGCGGACGGGCTCGAAGGCCGGGAAGTGGTCGTATTCGAGGACGTCACCGAGATCGAGCGGATGAAGGAGAGGCTCGAACGGGACGAGAGGCTTCGGGCAATGGGTGAAATGGCCGCCCGCATCTCCCACGAGATAAAGAACCCCCTGGGCAGTATGGAGCTCTTCCTTTCCATGCTGCAAAGCGAGAAGCTCCGGGCGAAGGAGAAGCAATACGTGGACCACGTGCTCTTCGGCGTCAAGACCATCGACCGTATCATCAATAATATCCTCACCTATACACGGCCCAAGACCCTGGCCCTCAAGAGCGGAAAGCTTTCGAAAGCCGTGGAAGACGTGCTCGATTTCATGTCGATCTCGGCCAAAAGCCGCGAGATCGACGTCCTTTTTTCGAGCCCCTTTGACGGGGCCGTCCGCTTCGATCCCGATCTCATGAAGCTCGTGCTCATGAATTTCCTGAGCAACGCCATGGAGGCGATCGACCGTAACGGCGAGATATCGGTGGAGATAAGGTCAGACGAAAAATACGTGCTCGTCCACATCAAGGACAGCGGTTCGGGCATGTCGGAGGAAGTGAGGAAGAACATATTCAACCCCTTCTTCACCACGAAGGATAAAGGCGTGGGCCTGGGGCTCTTTATCGCCCACAACATCGTAAAGGCCCATGACGGTTACATCGAGGTCGAATCCGCGGAAGGCTCGGGTTCCTCTTTTTTCATCTACCTCCCCAAGGACAGGATATGAGGACCAACGTACTCGTAGTGGATGATGATTATCACATGAGGCTCGCCCTCACGGAATCGTTGAGCAAGGCGGGATACGCGGTCTCCGTTGCCGAAGACGGCATGGAAGCGGTCGAGGCGGTGAGGCAGAAGCCCTTCGATGTCATGATATCGGATGTAAAGATGCCGCGCTTAAACGGCATGGAGCTTCTCTCTCAGGTAAAAGAGATGTCCCCCCTCCTTCCCGTAATCCTCATCACCGGCTACGGCACGATCCAGGACGCGGTCCGGGTGATAAAGGAAGGCGCCTTCGACTACATTCAGAAGCCCTTCAATACGGAGACCCTCTATAACGTGGTGAAACGGGCCCTTACCGTCAATTCGGGCAGGATCGTCTATGCGTCGAGGGAGATGAAGGCGGTCCTCATGAAAGCGGAAAGGGTGGCGAAGTCGGATACTACCGTCCTCGTCCTCGGTGAAAGCGGGGTGGGCAAGGAGCTGATCTCGCGCTACATCCACGAGAACAGCGACCGCCAGGGAAAGCCTTTTGTGGCCGTAAACTGCGCGGCCCTGCCGGAGAACCTCCTTGAAAGCGAGCTTTTCGGCTACGAGAAGGGCGCCTTCACCGGTGCGAACATAAGGAAACCGGGTAAATTCGAGCTGGCTGACAGGGGCACTATCCTTCTCGATGAGGTCACGGAGATGGATTTCCGTCTCCAGGCAAAGCTCCTGCGTGTGCTCCAGGAAAAAGAGATCGAGATCTTGGGCGGCAAATTCCCCAGGAAAGTTGACGCCCGTGTCATTGCCGCGACCAATAAAAACATGGCCAAGCTCGTGGAAGAAGGGAAGTTCCGGGAGGACCTTTACTACAGGCTCAATGTCTTTCCCGTGCTCGTACCCCCTTTAAGGGAGCGGAGGGAGGATATCCCGGAGCTCGTGGCATATTTATTGAAGAAGTATTCCAAAGGAATGGATACCCGAATCGACAAAGAAGCCATGGAGTACCTGAAAGCCCAGCCGTGGAAAGGAAACGTCCGGGAATTGGAGAATACCATCGCCAGGGCATGTATTCTTTCCAACTATTCCGTCATTAAAGTGACGGATCTTAAAAGTGGGGATGACGCAAGGGAAGCGGCCCCCGGAGGGTCCGTCAAGGAAATGGAAACAAAGCTCATACTCGATGCACTCAAATCGGTGAGGGGAAACAGGACGAGAGCGGCCTCCATCCTCGGCATCACGGTAAGGACGCTCCGCAACAAGATAACCGAATACAGAGAAATGGGGATCGAAGTCCCTGTGAAGGAGTATTGATGGAAGTGCTCGGTCTGGTCGAAAAAGCAATGAACATAAGGGCATTCTACCACAAGGTCCTCGCGGGCAACGTGGCGAATGTGGAGACTCCCCATTATAAGGAAAAAGATATCGATTTCAACCGCGCCCTCGAGACCAACATGAGGAAGGTCGAGGATATCCAGGTGGGAGAGAAAGAGGATTACAACGGCCTCAATTCGACTGACGGGAATACGGTCAACATGGAGGACCAGGTCACGAAATTGACCGAGAATAATCTCTATTTCAATTCCCTCACCAAGATAATGACGAAAAAATTTGCCGTCATGAGATATATCATCACCGAAGGAAAGGGAGGCTGATCATGGGAATCCTGAACATTCTTAAAATAGGCGCGTCGGCGCTCAACGCTCAGAGGCTGCGGATGGAGACTATCGCCACGAACCTGGCGAACGTAAACAGCACGAGGACCGATGAGGGCGGACCCTACAAAAAGAAGGAAGTCACCTTCACGCCCACCGACCTCTCGGAGAACAAAATGTTCGGCCGCATGCTGAATGAAAAGATCGAAGGGGTAAAGGTCGAGGAGGTAAAGATGAGCGACCGGCCCTTTCAAAAGGTCCACGACCCCGGCCATCCGGATGCGGACCAGGAGGGATACGTCACCTATCCCAACGTCAACCTCATGGAAGAAATGGCGGACATGATGGTCGCCACAAGGGCATACGAGGCGAATGTCAATGTGGTCAATACCACGAAGGACATGTTCCTGAAAGCGCTTGATATAGGCAGGTAGGAGGCGCCATGAAGATCGAAAACATTAACCTCGGGTCCCTCGCTGAAAATAAGGCGGCCAGGCCGGAAAAAAAGGCGACAGTATCTTTCGACCAGGTCCTGAAGGATTCCATCAGTAAAGTAGGGGAGCTGGAGAAAGATGCCAATAACCAGATCGAGAAGCTCACGAAGATGGAAACCCAGGACGTTCACAATACGATGATCGCCATGGAAAAGGCAGACCTCTCCTATCACCTCATGATGCAGGTGAGGAACAAGATCATAAGCGCCTACGAAGAGATAATGCGGATGCAGGTGTAAGAGATGGAAGAATACTTAAATAAAGCGAAGACTCTGCTCAAGGAAATCCCAAAGGCCAAGCTCTACACTTATGTGGCCATCCTGGTGGGACTCATCGGAGCCCTGGTGATAGGTCTTTCCTTTATGGGCAAAGAACAATACCATACCCTCTTTGCCGGTCTGTCCACGGAAGATGCCTCCATGATCGTCACCAAGCTCAAAGAGCAGAAGGTTCCCTACAAGCTCGGGCTGGGAGGGAACACCATCTCCGTTCCGAAAGAAAAAGTGTACGATGTGCGTCTCATGCTCGCATCCCAGAATTCACTTCCGGGAGGAGGAGGGGTAGGCTTCGAGCTCTTCGATAAGACGAATTACGGCATGACCGAATTCATGCAGAACATAAATTATAAACGGGCCATACAGGGCGAGCTGTCGAGGACGATCAACCAGATGCCCGAGGTAAAGGCATCGAGGGTCCATCTCGCCATACCGGAGAAAACCCTTTTTACGGAAAAGGAGAAGGAGGTCACCGCCTCCGTATTCTTAAAGCTCAAACCGGGCAAAGTCCTCGCAAAAGACCAGGTAGGCGGCATCGTCCAGCTCGTGTCGGGAAGCATCGAGAACTTGAAGCCGGAAAATGTCTCGGTTATAGACTCTTCGGGAAAGATCCTCTACAAGAGCGGCCAGGCCGACTCCCCCCTCGTCCTCTCCGGGCAGCAGTACGAGCTCCAGAAGAACGTGGAGAAGAGGATGGAAGAATCTATCCAGTCCATGCTCGATAAATTCATTCCCGCGAGCAAATCGATCGTTCGGGCGAACGTGGAGCTGAACCTGAGAAAAATCGAAAAGATGGAAGAAGAATATACTCCCGGGAAGAGCGCGGTCACCAACGAAAGGAAGAGCAGGGAAAAATCGACGAGCCAGAACCCCAAACCCGGAGGCGTGCCCGGAGTGGCATCGAATAGCCCCCAGACCACGGCTACTCTGCCCGGCCAGGCGCCTGCAGGCGGTTCCAAACAGGAAGCCGCCATGAAGACCAACGAGTCCGAAAGGGAAGAAAGCCAGATCTCCTACGAGGTCAGCAAGTCGGTGAGGAAGATCGTCGAGCCCTTCGGCGATATAAAGAAAATGTCCCTGGCCATCGTACTCGACGGCAAATATGAAAGGGTGAAATCGGGCAAGACGGAAGAGATCAAATATACCCCCAGGTCCCAGAAAGAACTGAACGACGTGAAGAACCTCGTGGCACGGGCCGTCGGCTATAACGAGGAGCGGGGCGACAAGATAGAGGTCCAGAACATCCCCTTCGAGACGGACAGCTTCGCCGATGAAAAGGCCGTCATGGAAAAGGCGGAGCGGAACGAGATGATCTTCAACATGGGCAAATACGTCTTCTACATCGCCATTCTTCTCTCCCTCTTCTTCTTCGTGGTACGGCCCATACTCAACATGCTGAAAAAACGGGGCGGCGAGGCCCTTCCCCTCAATCAGATAAAAGACCTTTATATAAAAGGCGGAGAAAAACCGGAGAAGGGGCAGAAAGGCCAATTGCAGCCGCCTCAGACGCCTGCCCTCGAAGATAAGCCGCCCAACCCGGCGCTTGAAGCGATGAAGGATAAGACGCTGGTGGGCTCTATAATAAAAGAATGGGTGAGGGAAGGAATATAAATGGAAGCAGCCGACGAAATCTCCGGAATAAGGAAGGCCGCCGTTCTCCTCCTCACTATGGATGAGGAGGTATCGAAGGAAGTCATCAAGGACCTTTCGGAAGAAGAGATCGAGGCCCTCGGAAAAGAGATGGGCCAACTCACCTTCATTTCCGAAAACCTGATAAACAAGGTCCACGAAGAATTTACGAAAAAGCTAAACAAGCGGAATAAAACCATAGTCGGCGGGGAGAACAAGTTCAAACAGCTCATCAAGCAGAGCCTTGGAGACGAAAAGGCGGAGCTCTTTCTCGAGACCATGGAGAACAAAAAAGGCATGCCCGGTGAATTCTTAAGAAGGTGTGATCCCCGAATGCTTGCGAACGTCCTGAGGGGTGAGCACCCGCAGACCACGGCCCTCGTCCTTTCCACATTGGGCACGAAAAAAGCGGGTGAAGCCATAGGCGCGCTCCCGGAGCGGGTGCAGAGCGACGTGGTGATGAGGATGGCGAATCTCGCAAAAGTAGACACGAAGATTCTCGAAGAGATAGAAACGGTCCTCAAGGAACAGCTCGAAGCAACGGGCGTGGTCGAAGGACGGCAGCTCGGCGGTGTTGAAGTCGTGGCGTCCATTTTCAACCAGATGGACCGCGCCCTGGAGACCGAGCTTCTCGGGAAGGTCGAAGAACTCGATCCCGACCTCGCGGAAAAGATACGGAACCTCATGTTCACCTTCGAAGATCTCATCCAGCTCGACGACCGGGGAGTCCAGGTGCTCCTGAAGGAAGTATCGTCCGAAGACATCTCGGTTGCCCTGAAAGGCGCATCGGAATCCATGAAGGACAAAGTATTTGCCAACATGTCGGAAAGGGCATCGGCCATGCTCAAAGAGGACTTGGAGGCCATGGGTCCCGTCAGGCTCTCCGATGTGGAGAAGGCCCAGGTGAAGGTCGCAATGGTCGCGAAGAGGCTCGAGGGAGAAGGGAAGATAATCCTCTCGAGGGGCGGTGAAAAGTTTGTCTGATCCCGTCGAATCCTTTATCCTCTCCTCGTCTTTCGGGGATGGGGAGACCGCGTGGGAGCCGAAGAAGGACGAGGAAAACGAGTTCGTCTGCCTCTTCGAGCCGGTTCCCGTACGCCGGGATGATCAGTTCGATGACGAGGGCAATGAGGAGGCGGAGGCGGCCACAGAGGAAGAAGAATACGAAGCTGAATATGCAGCGGCCGACGAGCCGGAACCCCCGGAAGAGCCGCCTGTCGACATCGAGGCGGAAACAAGGAAGATCTTCGAAGAAGCCTTTACCCAGGGAGAGAAGGCGGGATACGAGATGGGCCTCCAGAAGGTCGAGCCCCTCGCCAAAAGACTCGCCCGCCATATCGGTGAATTGGATGGCTTCAAAGAGCAACTGGTCACGCGGGCTCACGGCATGGCCCTGGACCTTGCCCTCGCCTTTGCCGAGGCAGTGGTGCTCCGACGCTGCAACGACTGCGAAGAGGTCGTCTCCGATATGGTGAGGAAAGCCCTCGATATCTGCGAGACGAAAAGCGAGATCCTTATCCGGGTGAGACCCGACGACGCACACCACATCGGCTACGAGGGAAACGGCTTCGTAAAGGTCGTGCCCGACGATTCCATCCGGGAGCCCGGTTTTGTGATCGAGACCAATTTCGGCGATATCGACGGAAGGATATCGACCCAGATAGAAGAGCTTAAAAGAAGGGTTTACGAATGAGCAGTCTCGATGAGGGAGCGGAAGCCGCCCTCCGGGAGAAGGTTTCAGGATTTTACCCTTACCGGGTGTACGGAAGGGTAAACCAGATCGTCGGTCTCGTGATCGAGGGCAAAGGCCCCATATCTTCGGTAGGCGACTCGGCGCTCATCTATCCCGTGGACGGCACCCATCCCATCGATGCCGAAGTGGTAGGCTTCAAGGATGGGAAAACACTCCTCATGCCCCTCGGTGATCTGAGGGGGGTCGGCATCGGCTCAAAAATATTGTCGAAAAAACGGACGGTCAACACGGCGACAGGGAGCGGATTTCTGGGAAGGGTCGTCGACGGTCTCGGCAACCCCATGGACGGCAAGGGCCCCATCGTCCACGATGCCTTCGTCCCGATCTACCGGGAGACGGTAAACCCCATGATGAAGAGGCGCATCACCGAACCCCTCGACCTGGGCATCCGGAGCATGAATGGGCTCCTCACCTGCGGAAAAGGACAAAGGATCGGCATCTTTGCCGGCTCCGGGGTGGGTAAAAGCGTGCTCATGGGTATGATTGCCCGCCACACGGAGGCACATGTAAACGTAATCGGCCTCATAGGCGAGCGAGGCAGGGAGGTGCGGGAGTTCATAGAGCGTGACCTGGGCGACGGGATCGACCATTCCGTGGTCATTGTGGCAACGTCGGACCAGCCTCCCCTCATCCGGGTGCGGGCCGCCTTTCTCACCGTTGCCATGGCCGAATATTTCAGGGACCAGGGAAATGACGTCCTCCTTCTCATGGACTCCCTCACCAGGTTCGGCATGGCCCAGCGCGAGGTAGGCCTCGCCATAGGCGAGCCCCCCACGTCCAAGGGGTACACCCCGAGCGTCTTCTCGCTCCTCGCCAAGCTCCTCGAAAGGGCGGGCAACGGCGAAGGGGTCGGCACCATGACCGCCATCTACACGGTCCTCGTCGAAGGCGACGACCTCGACGATCCCATTGTGGACGCGGCCAGGTCGATCCTCGACGGACACGTGGTGCTCTCCCGGAAGCTCTCCGATATGAACCATTATCCTCCCATAGACGTATTGAGGAGCATCAGCAGGATCATGAAGGATATCGCCCCCAGGGAGCAGGTCGAAGCCGCCTCCAGGATGGTGGAGATCCTCTCCGAATACGAGCGCGCCGAGGATCTCATTAACATAGGCGCCTACAACCCCGGGAGCAACAAGAAGATCGACTACGCGGTCTCCATGGTAGACAAGGTAAGGATGTTCATGCGACAGGGAATAGACGAAAAAGCCACCCTGGAGGACAGCTTCAACAGCATGAAAATTCTCTTCTACGCCCAAAACCAATAACGGGCCATGGCGAAATTCCGTCTCGAACGAGTAATAGAGATAAAGAACAAAGTCATGGACGACAAGCGCAACGACCTGGAGCGCGCCCGTGCCGCCCTTTACAAAACCCATCAAGCAGTCACCCGCCTGGAAGAGGAGATCGGAAGAAATTACCTGATCATGGAATCACCCATGGGGGGAAGCGATTTTTCCGTGCTGAAAGACTTCCTCTTTTCCCTCGATGCAAAAAAAGAGCATCTTCTCGACGAAGCCCGGAAGATCACCGCCCAAATCGCCTCCATAACCACCGAGCTTGTCGAGCTGGCAAAAGAGGTCAAGATGCTCGACTCCCTGAAAGCCAAAGCCATGGAAAGAGAAAAGAAGATGGGCAACAAGAAGGAGCAGAAGGCCCTCGACGACATGGCGCTGAGGATTTTGGAACGGAATAGAGACAGCCAATAATAGAGGCAGTCGATAGTCTCTAGTGGTTAGTAAAAAGGCAGTCTCTAGTCTCTAGTCTCTAGTGATGACAGAACTCTTCGGTTGATTCTCTCCCGATTTCCGATTTCCGATTTCCGATTTCCGATTTCCGATTTCCGATTTCCGATTTCCGATTTCCGATTTCCGATTTCCGATTTCCGATTTTGTTCTTTATCCGCTCTTTTCTTTCGTTGAACCGGTGGGCCTCGTTTTCTGCCGCAGGTAGGAAATATTTTCCCATGAGGAATTTATTTCCTTTTCTTTTCCGGGCTCTCAAGTTTTTAACTCACTGATATTGCTTATGTTTGTCAATGGCACGGTTCTTGTTACAGGTATGGACATGGAAACGTCATTCGCAACCACATTATTTGGCACTCAGGCAAGCCCGCTTGCTGCTTCTTCCGGGGTCAACGGCACGGGGAAGGATCCCAAGGCCTTTCTCAAAGTGTTGAAAGAGACTATGAAAGGGGATTCGAAGGGGGCTCATTCACATGGTACGGGCGGTAAAGGTAAATCGGGGACAAAGGCAGCCTCTGCGGATGAGCTGGCTACGTCACTCGATATATTGAATGCCCTTGCCTTACTCCCTGTCCTTCTGGCCGCACGCACTTCTGATTCAGCCGGCGCCGGCAGCGCCGCCGGAGCAGAGGCCTGTTCTACCCAGACCATGAGCGACCTTTTGGAGGCAATTGCCCAGGCACTCGATACAGGGAATGCTTCAGGCCTTCTCAAGGCCCTGGAGAGCGACCCCAAGCTCCGGAGTCTCCTTTCCGGCGGATCGGGAGCCCCATCAGGGAGTTCCAATCCCCTTCAGGTCATCTCATTTCCGACCTTTTTAGGGATAGGGGCCACGGTGGACAATTCGCCACGCACCGTGGAAGATTCCCTCGCCGCCCTTCTGGCTGTATTGAAAGAAGGCGCCGCAGGTCTTTCTTCTTCGGCTGACGGGGCAAAGGCATTGGATCTTTCGGTGAAGAGCGAAACAAAGGCGCCATCCTCCGATTCGGATCCATCTCGTGGGGCGGACGACGCCGCAAAGAGCGCCATGCTGCTCGGTTCCCTGTTTCCCGGTCTTGTTCAAGGGTCAACCGCGGCAGCGACAGGGCCGGATCAGTCGGGAGAGCAGAGTACCGGCAGGGGATCTTTTCCCATCCCCGCGGAGATTCTCGCAGCCATACAGTCAAAAACCTCAACCGCCATAAAGGGTCCCGCTGAAAACAGCCTGTCCGCGGGACAGGGCCGGGTAGCTGAAGGGCTTTCCGAGGACTACCTTCTCCTGAATGGAAAGCAAGCCGCGCAGAACACATCTTCCAAAGGGAGCAGTACTTTTGAGGAAATCCTCTCTTCCGCGGCACACGCAGATGAGCCGGCGGAAGCGGACGTCCCCCTCGCGCCCCTCAATGGTGAAATCCTTCGTGGAAAGGGCGGGCTTTTTGATCGCCTTCATGAGGCACACGACCGGACGGGACAGGCAAAATCAGTCAGTTCAGGGGCAGAGGCAGGACTCAACAGGCAGGTCGACCTTCTCTCCGATGAGAACCCCG
This portion of the Syntrophorhabdaceae bacterium genome encodes:
- a CDS encoding ATP-binding protein yields the protein MASPKTDLLENAFSEFTKASDSIISYYNALENQIKELKKEIEQKNGELLQSKEYLHQILNSLPVGVVVAEKKKITFSNIKAEQLGSVGILSKLKSSANHMGEFKNGRGHFRWRKETLADGLEGREVVVFEDVTEIERMKERLERDERLRAMGEMAARISHEIKNPLGSMELFLSMLQSEKLRAKEKQYVDHVLFGVKTIDRIINNILTYTRPKTLALKSGKLSKAVEDVLDFMSISAKSREIDVLFSSPFDGAVRFDPDLMKLVLMNFLSNAMEAIDRNGEISVEIRSDEKYVLVHIKDSGSGMSEEVRKNIFNPFFTTKDKGVGLGLFIAHNIVKAHDGYIEVESAEGSGSSFFIYLPKDRI
- a CDS encoding sigma-54 dependent transcriptional regulator is translated as MRTNVLVVDDDYHMRLALTESLSKAGYAVSVAEDGMEAVEAVRQKPFDVMISDVKMPRLNGMELLSQVKEMSPLLPVILITGYGTIQDAVRVIKEGAFDYIQKPFNTETLYNVVKRALTVNSGRIVYASREMKAVLMKAERVAKSDTTVLVLGESGVGKELISRYIHENSDRQGKPFVAVNCAALPENLLESELFGYEKGAFTGANIRKPGKFELADRGTILLDEVTEMDFRLQAKLLRVLQEKEIEILGGKFPRKVDARVIAATNKNMAKLVEEGKFREDLYYRLNVFPVLVPPLRERREDIPELVAYLLKKYSKGMDTRIDKEAMEYLKAQPWKGNVRELENTIARACILSNYSVIKVTDLKSGDDAREAAPGGSVKEMETKLILDALKSVRGNRTRAASILGITVRTLRNKITEYREMGIEVPVKEY
- the flgB gene encoding flagellar basal body rod protein FlgB — encoded protein: MEVLGLVEKAMNIRAFYHKVLAGNVANVETPHYKEKDIDFNRALETNMRKVEDIQVGEKEDYNGLNSTDGNTVNMEDQVTKLTENNLYFNSLTKIMTKKFAVMRYIITEGKGG
- the flgC gene encoding flagellar basal body rod protein FlgC, with the translated sequence MGILNILKIGASALNAQRLRMETIATNLANVNSTRTDEGGPYKKKEVTFTPTDLSENKMFGRMLNEKIEGVKVEEVKMSDRPFQKVHDPGHPDADQEGYVTYPNVNLMEEMADMMVATRAYEANVNVVNTTKDMFLKALDIGR
- the fliE gene encoding flagellar hook-basal body complex protein FliE, whose product is MKIENINLGSLAENKAARPEKKATVSFDQVLKDSISKVGELEKDANNQIEKLTKMETQDVHNTMIAMEKADLSYHLMMQVRNKIISAYEEIMRMQV
- the fliF gene encoding flagellar basal-body MS-ring/collar protein FliF, coding for MEEYLNKAKTLLKEIPKAKLYTYVAILVGLIGALVIGLSFMGKEQYHTLFAGLSTEDASMIVTKLKEQKVPYKLGLGGNTISVPKEKVYDVRLMLASQNSLPGGGGVGFELFDKTNYGMTEFMQNINYKRAIQGELSRTINQMPEVKASRVHLAIPEKTLFTEKEKEVTASVFLKLKPGKVLAKDQVGGIVQLVSGSIENLKPENVSVIDSSGKILYKSGQADSPLVLSGQQYELQKNVEKRMEESIQSMLDKFIPASKSIVRANVELNLRKIEKMEEEYTPGKSAVTNERKSREKSTSQNPKPGGVPGVASNSPQTTATLPGQAPAGGSKQEAAMKTNESEREESQISYEVSKSVRKIVEPFGDIKKMSLAIVLDGKYERVKSGKTEEIKYTPRSQKELNDVKNLVARAVGYNEERGDKIEVQNIPFETDSFADEKAVMEKAERNEMIFNMGKYVFYIAILLSLFFFVVRPILNMLKKRGGEALPLNQIKDLYIKGGEKPEKGQKGQLQPPQTPALEDKPPNPALEAMKDKTLVGSIIKEWVREGI
- the fliG gene encoding flagellar motor switch protein FliG, yielding MEAADEISGIRKAAVLLLTMDEEVSKEVIKDLSEEEIEALGKEMGQLTFISENLINKVHEEFTKKLNKRNKTIVGGENKFKQLIKQSLGDEKAELFLETMENKKGMPGEFLRRCDPRMLANVLRGEHPQTTALVLSTLGTKKAGEAIGALPERVQSDVVMRMANLAKVDTKILEEIETVLKEQLEATGVVEGRQLGGVEVVASIFNQMDRALETELLGKVEELDPDLAEKIRNLMFTFEDLIQLDDRGVQVLLKEVSSEDISVALKGASESMKDKVFANMSERASAMLKEDLEAMGPVRLSDVEKAQVKVAMVAKRLEGEGKIILSRGGEKFV
- a CDS encoding FliH/SctL family protein: MKSLSDPVESFILSSSFGDGETAWEPKKDEENEFVCLFEPVPVRRDDQFDDEGNEEAEAATEEEEYEAEYAAADEPEPPEEPPVDIEAETRKIFEEAFTQGEKAGYEMGLQKVEPLAKRLARHIGELDGFKEQLVTRAHGMALDLALAFAEAVVLRRCNDCEEVVSDMVRKALDICETKSEILIRVRPDDAHHIGYEGNGFVKVVPDDSIREPGFVIETNFGDIDGRISTQIEELKRRVYE
- a CDS encoding FliI/YscN family ATPase; the protein is MSSLDEGAEAALREKVSGFYPYRVYGRVNQIVGLVIEGKGPISSVGDSALIYPVDGTHPIDAEVVGFKDGKTLLMPLGDLRGVGIGSKILSKKRTVNTATGSGFLGRVVDGLGNPMDGKGPIVHDAFVPIYRETVNPMMKRRITEPLDLGIRSMNGLLTCGKGQRIGIFAGSGVGKSVLMGMIARHTEAHVNVIGLIGERGREVREFIERDLGDGIDHSVVIVATSDQPPLIRVRAAFLTVAMAEYFRDQGNDVLLLMDSLTRFGMAQREVGLAIGEPPTSKGYTPSVFSLLAKLLERAGNGEGVGTMTAIYTVLVEGDDLDDPIVDAARSILDGHVVLSRKLSDMNHYPPIDVLRSISRIMKDIAPREQVEAASRMVEILSEYERAEDLINIGAYNPGSNKKIDYAVSMVDKVRMFMRQGIDEKATLEDSFNSMKILFYAQNQ
- a CDS encoding flagellar FliJ family protein → MAKFRLERVIEIKNKVMDDKRNDLERARAALYKTHQAVTRLEEEIGRNYLIMESPMGGSDFSVLKDFLFSLDAKKEHLLDEARKITAQIASITTELVELAKEVKMLDSLKAKAMEREKKMGNKKEQKALDDMALRILERNRDSQ